From a region of the Etheostoma cragini isolate CJK2018 chromosome 20, CSU_Ecrag_1.0, whole genome shotgun sequence genome:
- the nkx2.2a gene encoding homeobox protein Nkx-2.2a isoform X3: MSLTNTKTGFSVKDILDLPDTNDEEGSITGAEEDTEGSETTSTTKNTGVLVQSPLENVQNLPLKNPFYDSNDNPYTRWLATTDSIQYSLFLPFLAAVHGLSASSQDSAKSPEPSADDESPDNDKETSSSGGSDSGKKRKRRVLFSKAQTYELERRFRQQRYLSAPEREHLASLIRLTPTQVKIWFQNHRYKMKRARAEKGLELSCIKPTVRCSQMGWMGDSANNQVARVECLCLSLNGLSHLLQKMNMRCLRCQHCKWILGL, from the exons ATGTCGTTGACCAACACAAAGACGGGCTTTTCTGTAAAGGACATTTTGGACCTTCCTGACACAAATGACGAAGAAGGATCTATCACCGGAGCGGAGGAAGACACGGAGGGATCGGAGACCACGTCCACGACAAAAAACACTGGAGTTTTGGTGCAAAGTCCTCTAGAAAACGTTCAAAATCTGCCTTTAAAGAACCCCTTTTATGACAGTAATGACAATCCTTACACACGATGGCTTGCTACTACGGACAGTATTCAATATTCAT TGTTTCTCCCGTTTCTTGCCGCAGTGCACGGTCTATCCGCCAGCTCTCAGGACTCGGCCAAGTCCCCGGAGCCGTCCGCGGACGACGAATCGCCGGACAACGACAAGGAAACTTCCAGCAGCGGCGGCAGCGACTCCGGAAAGAAACGGAAAAGGAGGGTGTTGTTTTCCAAGGCGCAAACCTACGAGCTGGAGCGTCGCTTCAGGCAGCAGAGGTACCTGTCCGCCCCGGAGAGGGAGCACCTGGCCAGCCTGATTCGCCTCACCCCGACCCAAGTGAAGATCTGGTTCCAGAACCACCGGTATAAGATGAAGAGAGCCCGGGCCGAGAAAG GACTTGAATTGTCTTGTATAAAACCCACAGTCCGCTGCAGTCAGATGGGCTGGATGGGGGACAGCGCCAACAATCAGGTTGCCAGAGTTGAGTGTTTATGCCTTTCACTTAATGGATTGTCTCACCTTCTTCAGAAGATGAACATGAGGTGCTTGAGATGCCAGCACTGCAAATGGATCCTGGGGCTTTGA
- the nkx2.2a gene encoding homeobox protein Nkx-2.2a isoform X1: MSLTNTKTGFSVKDILDLPDTNDEEGSITGAEEDTEGSETTSTTKNTGVLVQSPLENVQNLPLKNPFYDSNDNPYTRWLATTDSIQYSLHGLSASSQDSAKSPEPSADDESPDNDKETSSSGGSDSGKKRKRRVLFSKAQTYELERRFRQQRYLSAPEREHLASLIRLTPTQVKIWFQNHRYKMKRARAEKGMEVTHLPSPRRVAVPVLVRDGKPCHTLKAQDLAATFQAGIPFSAYSAQSLQHMQYNAQYSAAATPQFPAHHLVQTQQWTW, from the exons ATGTCGTTGACCAACACAAAGACGGGCTTTTCTGTAAAGGACATTTTGGACCTTCCTGACACAAATGACGAAGAAGGATCTATCACCGGAGCGGAGGAAGACACGGAGGGATCGGAGACCACGTCCACGACAAAAAACACTGGAGTTTTGGTGCAAAGTCCTCTAGAAAACGTTCAAAATCTGCCTTTAAAGAACCCCTTTTATGACAGTAATGACAATCCTTACACACGATGGCTTGCTACTACGGACAGTATTCAATATTCAT TGCACGGTCTATCCGCCAGCTCTCAGGACTCGGCCAAGTCCCCGGAGCCGTCCGCGGACGACGAATCGCCGGACAACGACAAGGAAACTTCCAGCAGCGGCGGCAGCGACTCCGGAAAGAAACGGAAAAGGAGGGTGTTGTTTTCCAAGGCGCAAACCTACGAGCTGGAGCGTCGCTTCAGGCAGCAGAGGTACCTGTCCGCCCCGGAGAGGGAGCACCTGGCCAGCCTGATTCGCCTCACCCCGACCCAAGTGAAGATCTGGTTCCAGAACCACCGGTATAAGATGAAGAGAGCCCGGGCCGAGAAAGGTATGGAAGTGACCCATCTCCCTTCTCCCAGGCGGGTGGCCGTGCCCGTCTTAGTCAGGGATGGAAAGCCTTGTCACACTCTTAAAGCTCAGGACTTGGCGGCCACTTTTCAGGCCGGGATCCCCTTCTCGGCTTATAGTGCCCAGTCACTCCAACACATGCAGTATAACGCGCAGTACAGCGCCGCGGCCACGCCACAGTTCCCAGCACATCACTTGGTGCAAACGCAACAGTGGACTTGGTGA
- the nkx2.2a gene encoding homeobox protein Nkx-2.2a isoform X2, giving the protein MSLTNTKTGFSVKDILDLPDTNDEEGSITGAEEDTEGSETTSTTKNTGVLVQSPLENVQNLPLKNPFYDSNDNPYTRWLATTDSIQYSLFLPFLAAVHGLSASSQDSAKSPEPSADDESPDNDKETSSSGGSDSGKKRKRRVLFSKAQTYELERRFRQQRYLSAPEREHLASLIRLTPTQVKIWFQNHRYKMKRARAEKGMEVTHLPSPRRVAVPVLVRDGKPCHTLKAQDLAATFQAGIPFSAYSAQSLQHMQYNAQYSAAATPQFPAHHLVQTQQWTW; this is encoded by the exons ATGTCGTTGACCAACACAAAGACGGGCTTTTCTGTAAAGGACATTTTGGACCTTCCTGACACAAATGACGAAGAAGGATCTATCACCGGAGCGGAGGAAGACACGGAGGGATCGGAGACCACGTCCACGACAAAAAACACTGGAGTTTTGGTGCAAAGTCCTCTAGAAAACGTTCAAAATCTGCCTTTAAAGAACCCCTTTTATGACAGTAATGACAATCCTTACACACGATGGCTTGCTACTACGGACAGTATTCAATATTCAT TGTTTCTCCCGTTTCTTGCCGCAGTGCACGGTCTATCCGCCAGCTCTCAGGACTCGGCCAAGTCCCCGGAGCCGTCCGCGGACGACGAATCGCCGGACAACGACAAGGAAACTTCCAGCAGCGGCGGCAGCGACTCCGGAAAGAAACGGAAAAGGAGGGTGTTGTTTTCCAAGGCGCAAACCTACGAGCTGGAGCGTCGCTTCAGGCAGCAGAGGTACCTGTCCGCCCCGGAGAGGGAGCACCTGGCCAGCCTGATTCGCCTCACCCCGACCCAAGTGAAGATCTGGTTCCAGAACCACCGGTATAAGATGAAGAGAGCCCGGGCCGAGAAAGGTATGGAAGTGACCCATCTCCCTTCTCCCAGGCGGGTGGCCGTGCCCGTCTTAGTCAGGGATGGAAAGCCTTGTCACACTCTTAAAGCTCAGGACTTGGCGGCCACTTTTCAGGCCGGGATCCCCTTCTCGGCTTATAGTGCCCAGTCACTCCAACACATGCAGTATAACGCGCAGTACAGCGCCGCGGCCACGCCACAGTTCCCAGCACATCACTTGGTGCAAACGCAACAGTGGACTTGGTGA